One genomic region from Haloprofundus salinisoli encodes:
- the cruF gene encoding bisanhydrobacterioruberin hydratase, translated as MADSISAVSESLPSNRTEVETRLDRLVRENRFTISVVFPLVGGLVLVASRLELLPEPLAFNAFLILLGTFVMRSPLIVGTLPLFDRRAVAGVSALALYAYAIEYTGVETGWPYGEFYYGVDLGPSVEGVPLGLPIFFLPLVMNSYLLCLLLLGDRANNPAVRLFAVILTVLAMDVVLDPGAVALGFWVYPDVPLGGGFYGVPPSNYAGWVVSATVAVVTLDWAFDRRALLARLSRCEFMLDDLVSFVILWGSVNVVFGNYVPALVAALFGLGLLRTQQFDAGLLRPSWLR; from the coding sequence ATGGCTGATTCGATATCGGCAGTCTCGGAGTCGCTACCCTCGAACCGCACGGAGGTGGAGACGCGACTCGATCGACTCGTCCGCGAGAACCGCTTTACCATCTCGGTCGTCTTCCCGCTGGTCGGCGGGCTGGTGCTCGTCGCCAGTCGCCTCGAACTGCTTCCCGAGCCGCTGGCGTTCAACGCGTTTCTCATCCTCCTCGGGACGTTCGTGATGCGCTCGCCGCTCATCGTCGGGACGCTCCCGCTGTTCGACCGCCGGGCGGTCGCGGGCGTCTCGGCGCTCGCGCTGTACGCCTACGCCATCGAGTACACCGGCGTCGAGACGGGGTGGCCCTACGGCGAGTTCTACTACGGCGTCGACCTCGGGCCGTCCGTCGAGGGGGTTCCGCTGGGGCTTCCCATCTTCTTTCTCCCGCTGGTGATGAACTCGTATCTGCTCTGTCTGCTACTGCTCGGCGACCGCGCGAACAACCCGGCGGTCCGTCTCTTCGCGGTTATCCTGACCGTGCTGGCGATGGACGTGGTGTTGGACCCCGGAGCCGTCGCGCTCGGCTTCTGGGTGTATCCAGACGTCCCGCTCGGCGGCGGCTTCTACGGCGTCCCACCGTCGAACTACGCGGGGTGGGTCGTCAGCGCTACCGTCGCCGTCGTCACGCTCGATTGGGCGTTCGACCGCCGAGCGCTCCTGGCGCGACTGTCGCGCTGCGAGTTCATGCTCGACGATCTGGTGAGCTTTGTCATCCTCTGGGGGAGCGTCAACGTCGTTTTCGGCAACTACGTCCCCGCGCTGGTCGCGGCGCTGTTCGGCCTCGGCCTGCTTCGGACGCAGCAGTTCGACGCGGGACTGCTCAGACCGTCGTGGCTCCGGTGA
- the nikR gene encoding nickel-responsive transcriptional regulator NikR, with protein sequence MTVVSVSMPEELLARIDAFAEDHGYTGRSEVVRDASRNLLGEFEDTRLEDRELMGVVTVVFDYETTSVEERMMHLRHEHESLVASNFHSHVGAHYCMELFVLEGTLEEISTFVGKVRATRDTLSVDYSVMPVDEFGPLADGE encoded by the coding sequence ATGACCGTCGTCAGCGTCTCCATGCCGGAGGAACTGTTGGCACGCATCGACGCGTTCGCGGAAGACCACGGCTACACCGGTCGCAGCGAAGTCGTCCGCGACGCCTCTCGAAACCTCCTCGGCGAGTTCGAAGACACTCGCCTGGAAGACCGCGAACTCATGGGCGTCGTCACCGTCGTCTTCGACTACGAGACGACGAGCGTCGAAGAGCGGATGATGCACCTGCGCCACGAACACGAAAGCCTCGTCGCCTCGAACTTCCACAGCCACGTCGGCGCGCACTACTGCATGGAACTGTTCGTCCTCGAAGGGACGCTCGAAGAGATCTCGACGTTCGTCGGCAAGGTCCGCGCGACCAGAGACACGCTCTCTGTCGACTACTCGGTGATGCCCGTCGACGAGTTCGGCCCGCTGGCCGACGGCGAGTGA
- a CDS encoding metal ABC transporter permease, whose protein sequence is MCAATRPLGIEILCYQFMQQAFVAGLCVGVVAPLIGSFLVHREMAFIGDTLAHTAFAGVAIGLFLGSAFEIAVSPYVTALVAAVLSALVIELIADYTDAYGDVSMAIVLSGGFALGTVIISLTDGGIAVGISQYLFGSLSTVTLENTSVLLLLSALVVGVVGLTYKQLLFVTFDETAARVARVNVPLYNRLMVMLTALVVVAAMQIMGVILVAAMLVVPVAAAAQVARSFRESVLVAVVVGELAVLFGLTASYQYGVAAGGAIVLVAITLYAVAIAADRVAPRRSETATEAAADGGSVRDSEGRP, encoded by the coding sequence ATGTGCGCGGCCACGCGACCACTCGGAATCGAGATTCTCTGCTATCAGTTCATGCAACAGGCGTTCGTCGCCGGCCTCTGCGTCGGCGTCGTCGCGCCGCTCATCGGCAGTTTTCTCGTCCACCGCGAGATGGCGTTCATCGGCGACACGCTGGCGCACACCGCCTTCGCGGGGGTCGCAATCGGGCTGTTCCTCGGGTCGGCGTTCGAAATCGCCGTCTCGCCGTACGTGACGGCGCTCGTCGCCGCCGTCCTCTCGGCGCTCGTCATCGAACTTATCGCCGACTACACCGACGCCTACGGCGACGTCTCGATGGCGATCGTCCTCTCGGGCGGCTTCGCGCTCGGGACGGTTATCATCAGCCTCACCGACGGCGGCATCGCCGTCGGCATCAGTCAGTACCTCTTCGGCAGCCTCTCGACGGTGACCCTGGAGAACACCTCGGTGCTGCTGTTGCTCAGCGCGCTCGTCGTCGGCGTCGTCGGCCTGACGTACAAACAGCTCCTCTTCGTCACGTTCGACGAGACGGCCGCGCGCGTCGCCCGGGTGAACGTCCCGCTGTACAACCGCCTGATGGTGATGCTGACGGCGCTTGTCGTCGTCGCCGCCATGCAGATCATGGGCGTCATCCTCGTCGCGGCGATGCTCGTTGTCCCCGTCGCCGCCGCGGCGCAGGTCGCCCGTAGCTTCCGCGAGTCGGTGCTCGTCGCCGTCGTCGTGGGCGAACTGGCCGTCCTCTTTGGCCTCACCGCCTCCTACCAGTACGGCGTCGCCGCCGGCGGGGCCATCGTCCTCGTCGCCATCACCCTCTACGCCGTCGCCATCGCCGCCGACCGAGTCGCCCCCCGGCGTTCGGAGACGGCGACCGAGGCCGCCGCCGACGGCGGGAGCGTCAGAGATTCAGAGGGCCGGCCGTAA
- a CDS encoding zinc-ribbon domain-containing protein → MLLFIIFGWPRRSKEYGETYPGHCSHCDNDQYYELRKSRRWLTLYFLPLLPLERATRGLFCSICGTGFELDRTQFKAAKSLSKSTTAFAEGDLSEREYGRELETFEATLDISGTTNTERSDDV, encoded by the coding sequence ATGCTACTGTTCATCATCTTCGGCTGGCCGCGACGGAGCAAAGAGTACGGCGAGACGTACCCCGGACACTGTAGCCACTGCGACAACGACCAGTACTACGAACTGAGGAAGTCCAGACGCTGGCTCACGCTGTACTTCCTGCCGCTCTTGCCGCTCGAGCGAGCGACGCGGGGACTGTTCTGCAGCATCTGCGGTACCGGCTTCGAACTCGACCGCACACAGTTCAAAGCCGCCAAATCGCTCTCGAAGTCGACGACGGCGTTCGCCGAGGGGGACCTGTCGGAGCGGGAGTACGGGCGCGAGTTGGAGACGTTCGAGGCGACGCTCGATATCTCGGGGACGACTAACACCGAGCGAAGCGACGACGTCTGA
- a CDS encoding TIGR00300 family protein: MTVSRTVELEGHIIDSGMMGRCFGIVMDLGGSFEVEEFEVGRHKDATTYCRMRVSADTEGDLQTIVHELHQSGANPADPRPVSVEPAPADRVVPAGFYSTTNHPTEVFYRDEWTPVDDIEMDCAVVIEEGEDGELSARTKVLNAIRKDDLVVVGESGIRVNPPERPRDASGPFGFMQGGVSSERPSESLIREVAEALVETKREGGNVLVVAGPALIHSGAGDALADLVREGFVDGLSAGNGFATHDIERGLYGTSLGMDIETMEHPRKGHKHHIYTISEVIRAGGIREAVDAGLIEEGVMYECVRNNVDFVLAGSIRDDGPLPDTITDAVEAQNAIREQAHEADLVLMLSTLLHSVAVGNCLPSTTKTVCVDINPATVTQLLDRGSSQAIGMVTDIGTFVPTLAEKVFEVE, translated from the coding sequence ATGACTGTCTCCCGTACCGTGGAACTGGAGGGCCACATCATCGACTCGGGGATGATGGGCCGCTGTTTCGGCATCGTGATGGACCTCGGCGGTTCGTTCGAGGTAGAGGAGTTCGAGGTCGGCCGCCACAAAGACGCCACCACCTACTGTCGGATGCGCGTCTCCGCCGACACCGAAGGCGACCTGCAGACCATCGTCCACGAACTCCACCAGAGCGGTGCGAACCCCGCCGACCCGCGCCCGGTGTCAGTCGAACCCGCACCCGCAGACCGGGTCGTCCCCGCCGGTTTCTACTCGACGACCAACCACCCGACCGAGGTGTTCTACCGCGACGAGTGGACTCCCGTCGACGACATCGAGATGGACTGCGCGGTCGTGATAGAGGAGGGCGAAGACGGCGAACTCAGCGCGCGGACGAAGGTGCTGAACGCGATTCGGAAGGACGACCTCGTCGTCGTCGGCGAGTCGGGTATCAGAGTCAACCCGCCGGAACGACCCCGCGACGCTTCTGGCCCGTTCGGCTTCATGCAGGGCGGCGTCTCCTCGGAGCGCCCCTCGGAGTCGCTCATCCGCGAAGTCGCCGAGGCGCTCGTCGAGACGAAGCGCGAGGGCGGTAACGTCCTCGTCGTCGCCGGCCCGGCACTCATCCACTCCGGCGCGGGCGACGCGCTGGCGGACCTCGTCCGCGAGGGGTTCGTCGACGGTCTCTCGGCGGGCAACGGCTTCGCCACCCACGACATCGAACGCGGCCTCTACGGCACCTCCCTCGGCATGGACATAGAGACGATGGAACACCCGCGGAAGGGGCACAAACACCACATCTACACCATCAGCGAGGTCATCCGCGCGGGCGGTATCCGCGAAGCCGTCGACGCCGGACTCATCGAGGAGGGCGTGATGTACGAGTGCGTCCGAAACAACGTCGACTTCGTGCTCGCGGGCTCCATCCGCGACGACGGCCCGCTGCCCGACACCATCACCGACGCCGTCGAGGCGCAGAACGCCATCCGCGAGCAGGCCCACGAGGCCGACCTCGTGTTGATGCTGTCGACGCTGCTTCACTCCGTCGCCGTCGGCAACTGCCTCCCGTCGACGACGAAAACCGTCTGCGTCGACATCAACCCCGCGACGGTCACCCAACTGTTGGACCGCGGGTCGTCGCAGGCCATCGGCATGGTGACCGACATCGGAACGTTCGTGCCGACGCTCGCGGAGAAAGTGTTCGAGGTGGAGTGA
- a CDS encoding SDR family NAD(P)-dependent oxidoreductase, whose amino-acid sequence MDEMTVVVTGASRGIGRSVAAAFAAEAAHVVACARDEEALDDLADELAEAGGTIRTERADVRDEFDMERLMELAARQSRPIDVLVACAAVNHGTPGEMPTAEESYARFDDTMRTNVRGVFAAVKEAVPHMADDARVLIPSESVAREARAGMGVYAVSKAADEALARGFSADLSQTVGVVDPGPVATELTGGEGRDADDIAPMFVWAATEADADDLDGEILDHRTWKNATR is encoded by the coding sequence ATGGACGAGATGACCGTGGTTGTCACCGGGGCGAGTCGAGGAATCGGGCGGAGCGTCGCGGCCGCGTTCGCCGCCGAGGCTGCGCACGTCGTCGCCTGCGCCCGCGACGAGGAGGCGCTGGACGACCTCGCCGACGAACTCGCGGAGGCCGGCGGCACGATACGTACCGAACGCGCCGACGTACGCGACGAGTTCGACATGGAGCGACTGATGGAACTGGCCGCACGCCAGTCGCGGCCGATAGACGTGCTCGTCGCCTGCGCGGCCGTCAACCACGGGACGCCCGGTGAGATGCCGACCGCCGAGGAGTCGTACGCCCGCTTCGACGATACGATGCGGACGAACGTCCGCGGGGTGTTCGCCGCGGTAAAGGAGGCCGTCCCGCACATGGCCGACGACGCGCGAGTCCTCATTCCGTCGGAGTCGGTCGCCCGCGAGGCGAGAGCCGGCATGGGCGTGTACGCCGTCTCGAAAGCCGCCGACGAGGCGCTGGCGCGGGGGTTCTCCGCCGACCTCTCGCAGACCGTCGGCGTCGTCGACCCGGGTCCCGTCGCCACCGAGCTCACCGGCGGGGAGGGCCGCGACGCCGACGACATCGCGCCGATGTTCGTCTGGGCGGCGACCGAAGCCGATGCCGACGACCTCGACGGGGAGATTCTCGACCACCGGACCTGGAAGAACGCGACGCGGTGA
- a CDS encoding prenyltransferase, producing MGRLGHLLKLSRPRFWFYLAGPVVVGVAFAAESIPELFAPLALVLFGYFLVPGNVFLYGVNDAFDADIDAENPKKDDKEVRFGGDPVVVAVVAASGLLGLALLAVTPRIAWVWLAAHFFLAVEYSAPPLRFKTTPLLDSLSNGLYILPGVAANAAVAGEHPPLLAVLGGWLWTMGMHTFSAIPDIEHDREADIRTTATVLGETRTYAYCAGCWLAAALAFGLVDLRIGLLLLAYPVAVFAIYRSNVDVSRAYWWYPALNTGVGMALTVGALWRLVYG from the coding sequence ATGGGTCGCCTCGGCCACCTGCTGAAGCTCTCTCGCCCCCGCTTCTGGTTCTACCTCGCGGGACCCGTCGTCGTCGGCGTCGCCTTCGCGGCGGAGTCGATTCCGGAACTCTTCGCCCCCCTCGCGCTGGTATTGTTCGGCTACTTTCTCGTTCCGGGGAACGTGTTCCTCTACGGCGTCAACGACGCGTTCGACGCCGACATCGACGCCGAGAACCCGAAGAAGGACGACAAGGAGGTCAGATTCGGCGGCGACCCCGTCGTCGTGGCCGTCGTCGCCGCCTCCGGGCTGCTGGGACTGGCGCTCTTGGCGGTGACGCCGCGGATCGCGTGGGTCTGGCTGGCGGCGCACTTCTTCCTCGCCGTCGAGTACAGCGCCCCGCCGCTTCGGTTCAAGACGACGCCCCTCTTGGACTCGCTATCGAACGGACTGTACATTCTCCCGGGCGTCGCCGCCAACGCCGCCGTCGCGGGCGAGCACCCGCCCCTCCTGGCTGTGCTCGGCGGCTGGCTCTGGACGATGGGGATGCACACGTTCTCGGCGATTCCCGACATCGAGCACGACCGCGAGGCGGACATTCGGACCACGGCCACAGTACTGGGCGAGACGCGGACCTACGCCTACTGCGCGGGCTGTTGGCTCGCGGCGGCGCTCGCGTTCGGTCTCGTCGACCTCCGAATCGGCCTGTTGCTGCTCGCGTATCCGGTCGCCGTCTTCGCCATCTACCGCTCGAACGTCGACGTCTCGCGGGCGTACTGGTGGTATCCTGCGCTGAACACGGGCGTCGGGATGGCGCTCACGGTGGGCGCGCTCTGGAGGTTGGTGTATGGCTGA
- a CDS encoding DUF7490 domain-containing protein: protein MNRETTFAAAATVVAVVSLVAAAVVPGALADPTDDGPLRPGPVQVEEVPIAPGAATGETATLAVEARLEHRGNPTDNVTVLFRAIDSESNLVETSHTADVGTLTGDRETPVRANLTVAREGGYEIETIVFRDGERVDRATRRVSGLEALTPAYADSNVGFAESTALQPVSVSVGSADGDRVSLDLSAALTNGGDAPTSDLEATFVVRQAESNVVADRVTVPVGEIRAGRTSTVDASVTVPGEYNYYVDAILWRDDVHVDSARSVANLDPTERISANVTEREVEFEVEDFESGGAETTAATEDGGAYRGTQSDTPGFGVVVAVVALLAAALLARRRSE from the coding sequence ATGAACCGTGAAACGACGTTCGCCGCCGCGGCCACCGTCGTGGCCGTGGTGTCGCTCGTCGCCGCCGCGGTGGTCCCCGGTGCCCTCGCCGACCCGACCGACGACGGGCCGCTCCGTCCCGGTCCCGTCCAGGTCGAGGAGGTCCCTATCGCCCCCGGCGCTGCGACGGGCGAGACGGCCACGCTGGCCGTCGAAGCCAGGCTCGAACACCGAGGTAACCCCACCGACAACGTCACCGTGCTGTTCCGCGCTATCGACAGCGAGTCGAATCTCGTCGAGACGAGTCACACCGCCGACGTGGGGACGCTCACGGGCGACCGCGAGACGCCCGTCCGCGCCAACCTCACCGTCGCCCGCGAGGGCGGCTACGAGATAGAGACCATCGTCTTCCGCGACGGCGAACGCGTCGACCGTGCGACTCGGCGCGTCAGCGGCCTCGAAGCGCTCACGCCCGCCTACGCCGACTCGAACGTCGGGTTCGCCGAATCGACGGCGTTACAGCCCGTCTCCGTTTCGGTCGGCTCCGCCGACGGCGACCGGGTCAGTCTCGATCTCTCGGCGGCGCTGACGAACGGCGGCGACGCGCCGACGAGCGACCTCGAAGCGACGTTCGTCGTCCGACAGGCCGAGTCGAACGTCGTCGCCGACCGGGTCACCGTCCCCGTCGGCGAGATTCGCGCCGGGCGAACCTCGACCGTCGACGCCTCCGTGACGGTGCCCGGCGAGTACAACTACTACGTCGACGCCATCCTCTGGCGCGACGACGTCCACGTCGACTCCGCCCGGAGCGTGGCGAACCTCGACCCGACCGAGCGCATTAGCGCGAACGTCACCGAGCGGGAAGTCGAGTTCGAGGTGGAGGACTTCGAGTCCGGAGGCGCGGAAACGACCGCTGCCACCGAAGACGGCGGCGCGTACAGGGGGACTCAGTCCGACACGCCCGGATTCGGCGTCGTCGTCGCCGTCGTCGCCCTGCTCGCGGCGGCGCTTCTCGCCCGGAGGCGGTCCGAATGA
- a CDS encoding alpha/beta hydrolase: MSREESAWRHREGVDATTGEQRRPSRYEFSTVSVRFDSDGERCVGTLYRPDRPKNPPLVLMSAGLGSDREFGLPAYAERFAERGYAVFLFDHRHFGDSDGKPRNLISPAKQIADWRAAIERADELDGVDSDRLVLWGSSFAGGHVLEIAAGEPHVAAVISQVPVVDGRSTTLGKGLKFVAKALPLALADKLLSFVGRSKTIPIVGTPEEFAVINEPGAKTGFFDLVPSSSGWKNETPARAFLSISGYRPGTKTDEVHCPTLVVAGEHDEIASLSDVESAASKLPNGTFLRLPVGHFDVYGGETFEESLAHQFAFLDRVVGDSAGD; this comes from the coding sequence ATGAGCCGAGAGGAGAGCGCGTGGCGACACCGCGAGGGCGTCGACGCGACGACCGGCGAGCAGCGTCGTCCCTCCCGCTACGAGTTCTCGACAGTCAGCGTCCGGTTCGACAGCGACGGCGAGCGCTGCGTCGGGACGCTGTACCGTCCGGACCGCCCGAAGAACCCGCCGCTGGTTCTGATGTCGGCCGGCCTCGGTTCCGACCGCGAGTTCGGCCTCCCCGCCTACGCCGAGCGGTTCGCCGAGCGAGGCTACGCCGTCTTCCTCTTCGACCACCGCCACTTCGGCGACAGCGACGGCAAGCCGCGAAATCTGATCAGTCCCGCGAAACAGATCGCCGACTGGCGGGCGGCCATCGAACGGGCCGACGAGTTAGACGGCGTCGATTCGGACCGACTCGTCCTCTGGGGGTCGTCGTTCGCGGGCGGCCACGTCCTGGAGATCGCCGCGGGCGAACCGCACGTCGCGGCGGTCATCTCGCAGGTCCCGGTCGTCGACGGGCGGTCGACGACGCTCGGCAAGGGGCTGAAGTTCGTCGCCAAGGCGCTGCCGCTGGCGCTCGCCGACAAACTCCTCTCGTTCGTCGGACGTTCGAAGACGATTCCTATCGTCGGCACGCCCGAGGAGTTTGCCGTCATCAACGAACCGGGCGCGAAGACGGGCTTTTTCGACCTCGTGCCGTCGAGTTCGGGGTGGAAGAACGAGACGCCCGCGCGAGCGTTCCTCTCGATTTCGGGCTACCGCCCCGGGACGAAAACCGACGAGGTCCACTGCCCGACGCTCGTTGTCGCGGGCGAACACGACGAAATCGCCTCGCTCTCGGACGTCGAGAGCGCCGCATCGAAGCTCCCGAACGGGACGTTCCTCCGGCTTCCGGTGGGGCACTTCGACGTCTACGGCGGGGAGACGTTCGAGGAGTCGCTGGCCCACCAGTTCGCCTTTCTCGACCGCGTCGTCGGCGACTCGGCGGGCGACTGA
- a CDS encoding metal ABC transporter ATP-binding protein yields the protein MTAIELSNVTFGYTDTPVVEDVSLSVEDGEFLGLVGPNGSGKSTLLRLMLGLTRPDAGSVELFGEPARTFDAGERIGYVAQDVANAATEMPITVREVVEMGRYPRVGFGRLGAEDRRIVADALDTVGVADLADRRLAHLSGGQRQRVFIARALAGEADLLALDEPAVGVDADSREAFYDLLRGLNEGGLTVVLIEHDIGVVTEHATTVACLNRRLFFHGEPSGFAESDALSRAYGANQRMLEHDHHHDHTHDSTHSHP from the coding sequence ATGACCGCGATCGAGCTATCGAACGTCACGTTCGGGTACACCGACACGCCGGTCGTCGAAGACGTCTCGCTCAGCGTCGAGGACGGCGAGTTTCTCGGCCTCGTCGGGCCCAACGGTTCGGGAAAGAGCACGCTTCTACGACTGATGCTCGGCCTCACCCGACCCGACGCCGGGAGCGTCGAACTGTTCGGCGAACCCGCGCGGACGTTCGACGCCGGCGAGCGCATCGGCTACGTCGCCCAGGACGTTGCCAACGCTGCGACGGAGATGCCGATCACCGTCCGCGAAGTCGTCGAGATGGGTCGCTACCCCCGCGTCGGCTTCGGCCGACTCGGCGCGGAAGACCGCCGCATCGTCGCCGACGCGCTCGACACCGTCGGCGTCGCCGACCTCGCCGACCGCCGTCTCGCGCATCTCTCGGGCGGGCAGCGCCAACGCGTGTTCATCGCGCGGGCGCTCGCGGGCGAGGCGGACCTCCTCGCGCTGGACGAACCCGCCGTCGGCGTCGACGCCGACTCCAGAGAGGCGTTCTACGACCTTCTCCGCGGCCTCAACGAGGGCGGACTGACGGTCGTGCTCATCGAACACGACATCGGCGTCGTCACCGAGCACGCAACGACGGTCGCCTGTCTGAACCGCAGGCTGTTCTTCCACGGCGAGCCCTCGGGCTTCGCTGAGAGCGACGCCCTCTCGCGGGCGTACGGTGCGAACCAGCGGATGCTGGAGCACGACCACCACCACGACCACACCCACGATAGCACCCACTCGCACCCATGA
- a CDS encoding MFS transporter, with the protein MSPELDARSSPQILAYYAYKATKAVEFYRPVMYLYFLSQGLSFAQIAILESLYNLTTVFGEVPTGYVGDRIGRRNSLLVGTGLISGTLVAIGFAGSFAALAILYVCWSMGYNFRSGSEDAWLYDALTDERSGDEFARVRGRGESVALLVGVGASIIGGYLGGVDLSYPFFVAAGVTSLGLFVLLAVDESETYERTRADRLGFGETLGIVRKTASKREIRSFVLYYFVLFSAVSYLVFIFLQPVFEAVIPQYGVSERQIEPLLGWFYAAISLVAAGLSYNAGWIVERVGLRRWFVVIPLALGASLAAMYVVPLLAIPVLLFARSVGETTRTLAGQYVNDRIESLGRATVLSAMAMVSGLTVVPFQLGGGALSDAASPLLTLGVAGGVLFAGSLAILAWEMPVRTPASSDNAVE; encoded by the coding sequence ATGTCTCCCGAACTCGACGCTCGTTCGTCGCCGCAGATACTCGCGTACTACGCGTACAAGGCGACGAAAGCCGTCGAGTTCTACCGCCCCGTCATGTACCTCTACTTTCTCTCACAGGGGCTCTCGTTCGCGCAGATAGCGATTCTCGAATCGCTGTACAACCTGACGACCGTGTTCGGCGAGGTTCCGACGGGGTACGTCGGCGACCGAATCGGCCGACGAAACAGCCTCCTCGTCGGGACGGGCCTCATCTCGGGGACGCTCGTCGCTATCGGCTTCGCCGGGTCGTTCGCGGCCCTCGCGATTCTGTACGTCTGCTGGTCGATGGGCTACAACTTCCGGTCGGGCAGCGAGGACGCGTGGCTCTACGACGCGCTCACCGACGAGCGGTCCGGGGACGAGTTCGCTCGCGTCCGCGGCCGCGGCGAGTCCGTCGCGCTCCTGGTCGGCGTCGGTGCGTCCATCATAGGCGGCTACCTCGGCGGTGTCGACCTCTCGTACCCGTTCTTCGTCGCCGCGGGGGTGACGAGTCTCGGTCTCTTCGTCCTCCTCGCCGTCGACGAGTCCGAGACGTACGAGCGGACGCGCGCCGACCGCCTCGGCTTCGGCGAAACGCTCGGAATCGTTCGGAAGACCGCCTCGAAGCGAGAGATTCGATCGTTCGTGCTCTACTACTTCGTGCTCTTTTCGGCGGTCTCCTACCTCGTGTTCATCTTCTTACAACCGGTGTTCGAGGCGGTCATTCCCCAGTACGGCGTCTCCGAGAGGCAGATAGAACCGCTGTTGGGGTGGTTCTACGCGGCTATCAGTCTCGTCGCCGCCGGACTCAGCTACAACGCCGGATGGATTGTCGAACGCGTCGGCCTCCGTCGCTGGTTCGTCGTGATTCCGCTCGCCCTCGGCGCGTCGCTCGCGGCGATGTACGTCGTCCCTCTCCTAGCGATTCCGGTGTTACTGTTCGCCCGCAGCGTCGGCGAGACGACGCGGACGCTCGCCGGACAGTACGTCAACGACCGCATCGAATCGCTGGGCCGAGCGACGGTTCTGAGCGCGATGGCGATGGTGAGCGGCCTCACTGTCGTCCCGTTCCAACTCGGTGGTGGCGCGCTCTCGGACGCAGCCTCGCCGCTTCTGACGCTCGGCGTCGCCGGCGGCGTCCTCTTCGCCGGGTCGCTTGCGATTCTCGCGTGGGAGATGCCGGTTCGGACCCCGGCGTCGTCGGATAACGCGGTCGAATGA
- a CDS encoding ZIP family metal transporter yields MKRRSVLGISSFALLVLLSAVALQRGARDLLVISWVAFLAMAAAGWLGARGTDERADALVWGYGLASGAMITSAAVFLLPQAIGVSGDVPQYGGFGVALGLLVGFGSHTIGHRLAHLDLPLDRTVTELSAHALSAGAIIGIVYGNMEVGLTLGLAIVSHKGPAGYAAATRLRRAGREWSVLLLPAAGVGLAAILSSVVVLPATAAVRGVVFGFAAGVFLHVAMDFLPRCELGSEIHEALSVEGDAHALLDRLRLHAVASTSLGGLVVFAAWVAL; encoded by the coding sequence GTGAAACGACGCTCGGTGCTCGGCATCAGTTCGTTCGCGCTGCTGGTCCTCCTCTCGGCCGTGGCGCTCCAGCGCGGGGCGAGAGACCTCCTCGTCATCTCTTGGGTGGCGTTTCTGGCGATGGCCGCCGCGGGGTGGCTCGGAGCGCGGGGAACCGACGAGCGCGCGGACGCCCTCGTCTGGGGGTACGGCCTCGCCAGCGGCGCGATGATAACCAGCGCCGCGGTGTTCCTGCTCCCGCAGGCCATCGGCGTCAGCGGCGACGTCCCACAGTACGGCGGCTTCGGCGTCGCGCTCGGCCTGCTCGTCGGCTTCGGCTCGCACACTATCGGCCACCGCCTCGCCCACCTCGACCTGCCGCTGGACCGTACGGTGACGGAACTGTCGGCGCACGCGCTCTCCGCGGGCGCTATCATCGGTATCGTCTACGGGAACATGGAAGTGGGTCTGACGCTCGGTCTCGCCATCGTCTCGCACAAGGGACCGGCGGGGTACGCCGCCGCGACGCGACTGCGCCGCGCCGGTCGGGAGTGGTCGGTGCTGCTGTTGCCTGCGGCGGGCGTCGGCCTCGCCGCGATTCTGTCGAGCGTCGTCGTCCTCCCGGCGACGGCCGCGGTTCGGGGAGTCGTCTTCGGGTTCGCTGCGGGCGTCTTCCTCCACGTGGCGATGGATTTCCTGCCCCGCTGCGAACTCGGCAGCGAGATTCACGAGGCGCTCAGCGTCGAGGGCGACGCCCACGCGCTGCTCGACCGACTCCGACTGCACGCCGTCGCGAGCACGAGTCTCGGCGGCCTCGTCGTCTTCGCGGCCTGGGTGGCGCTCTGA